A single Bacillota bacterium DNA region contains:
- the tsaD gene encoding tRNA (adenosine(37)-N6)-threonylcarbamoyltransferase complex transferase subunit TsaD: MNELILGIETSCDETAAAVVRGGTEVLSNVISSQIDIHQRFGGVVPEIASRKHVEAILPIIQEALEEAQVTIGDLDAVAVTYGPGLVGALLVGVSAAKAISLAAEIPLIGVNHIEGHIIANRLSHPELMPPLICLTVSGGHTDLLYVPQWGAYTLLGHTRDDAAGEAFDKVARTMGLGYPGGPLIDKLAKEGDPTAISFPRALLNEGYDFSFSGLKTAVIDYLHNAKQRGEVVNFADVAASFQEAVVDILVQKALAAAKEKSTNTVILSGGVAANSRLRQLLREKGEEEGIQVYYPDLVYCTDNAAMIAGAAHFAYHRGDFADLELNAVANLDLF, from the coding sequence ATGAACGAGTTAATTTTGGGAATCGAGACCAGCTGTGACGAGACCGCCGCGGCGGTTGTCCGCGGTGGGACGGAGGTCCTGTCTAATGTGATCAGTTCCCAGATCGATATCCACCAACGGTTTGGTGGTGTGGTGCCAGAGATCGCCTCCCGCAAGCACGTGGAGGCGATTTTGCCCATCATTCAGGAGGCTTTAGAGGAGGCCCAGGTGACGATCGGAGACCTGGATGCGGTAGCGGTGACCTATGGTCCCGGCTTGGTGGGTGCCCTCTTGGTGGGTGTTTCCGCAGCCAAGGCCATCTCCCTGGCAGCCGAGATTCCCCTAATTGGCGTGAACCATATTGAAGGACATATTATTGCCAATCGGCTTAGTCACCCGGAGCTTATGCCGCCTTTGATCTGCCTTACGGTGTCTGGTGGCCATACAGATCTGCTTTACGTGCCCCAGTGGGGAGCCTATACCCTGTTGGGGCACACCAGGGATGATGCCGCGGGAGAGGCCTTTGACAAAGTGGCCCGGACCATGGGTCTCGGTTACCCCGGAGGCCCCCTGATCGACAAGTTGGCCAAGGAAGGGGATCCTACAGCTATTTCCTTCCCCCGGGCCCTCCTTAACGAGGGATATGACTTCAGCTTCAGCGGCCTGAAGACCGCGGTGATTGACTACCTGCACAATGCCAAGCAGCGGGGAGAAGTGGTGAACTTTGCGGATGTGGCGGCCAGTTTTCAAGAGGCGGTGGTGGATATTCTGGTCCAGAAGGCCCTGGCCGCGGCCAAGGAGAAATCCACCAACACGGTGATCCTTTCGGGGGGTGTGGCGGCCAATTCCCGGTTGCGCCAACTTCTGAGGGAGAAAGGCGAGGAGGAAGGTATCCAGGTATACTACCCAGACCTTGTGTATTGTACCGACAATGCGGCCATGATCGCGGGGGCGGCTCACTTTGCCTATCACCGAGGGGATTTTGCTGATCTGGAGTTGAATGCGGTGGCGAATCTGGACTTATTTTGA